The following proteins come from a genomic window of Aspergillus oryzae RIB40 DNA, chromosome 4:
- a CDS encoding SDR family NAD(P)-dependent oxidoreductase (predicted protein) yields the protein MANAIEYATPISFTKTWHTEPYPFISPSRPELSAEGKNVVVLGGSAGIGNAISVAFAQAGPKSITIVGRRLEKLQEAAEKVTAAVSDSATQVLVESANLQDRAQVDRAYQSVVDKVGKIDILVINAVLLPAPGGLTNYKPEELVRTIEGNLLIVMNAFQAFLPIAGPEPVVLHTSTCLANIAPTPGLAGYSISKATCLKAIDYFAMENPHVHVVSIQPGWVATASNGYQEEAPDKAELPGQFYVWLASPEAKFLKGKFVWANWDAQELLERASEIQSTKLLNWVVEGIPM from the exons ATGGCAAACGCAATCGAGTACGCCACTCCTATCTCCTTCACTAAGACCTGGCATACCGAGCCCTATCCGTTCATCTCCCCATCTCGACCTGAATTATCCGCCGAGGGTAAGAACGTGGTCGTCCTCGGTGGCAGCGCAGGTATCGGCAATGCCATATCCGTTGCCTTTGCCCAGGCAGGACCTAAGTCGATCACAATCGTGGGACGACGCCTGGAGAAGCTCCAGGAGGCCGCGGAAAAGGTGACTGCTGCAGTGTCGGACAGCGCCACTCAGGTGCTAGTCGAATCTGCGAATCTACAAGACCGTGCTCAGGTAGACCGCGCATACCAGTCCGTCGTGGATAAAGTGGGCAAGATAGATATTCTGGTGATCAATGCCGTGTTGCTCCCCGCGCCCGGAGGCCTCACGAACTACAAGCCTGAAGAGCTCGTTCGTACAATTGAGGGCAATCTCTTGATAGTCATGAATGCGTTCCAGGCCTTCTTGCCCATCGCAGGACCTGAACCAGTCGTGCTCCACACGTCTACCTGTCTGGCCAACATTGCTCCTACCCCGGGCCTTGCTGGCTACAGCATCAGTAAGGCCACGTGTCTCAAGGCGATAGACTATTTCGCCATGGAGAACCCGCATGTGCATGTGGTCAGCATTCAGCCCGGCTGGGTGGCAACCGCCTCGAATGGATATCAGGAGGAAGCTCCTGACAAAG CTGAGCTTCCGGGCCAGTTTTATGTCTGGCTGGCATCTCCCGAGGCCAAGTTCTTGAAAGGAAAGTTTGTTTGGGCCAACTGGGATGCGCAGGAGTTACTGGAGAGAGCGAGCGAGATTCAATCAACCAAGCTGCTGAACTGGGTCGTGGAGGGCATTCCCATGTAA
- a CDS encoding DUF4470 domain-containing protein (predicted protein), which translates to MDPFQCANWGQKENDLLQLKDNEGEDYSQDLSLLLAASGDLRNLVKTIASLPEWYCGRIHVDINDRDETVVARNLIFLLVAFHLPPDIASEAIIHLWYSAFLPEPLLQSIRDAVCPTIREFLEVSPVQISGVLQKTWSCGSSTLAATLSKKEWNRILSYLPDIPDPLQGWTLTEVLQPSYGAKHDLYGQLYVHVKHTLATLRDKETFYDRIELANIADLGYLGPPKTLALFGPLLKSKKENPKATLIMLFLNATREMSTPKDQVACMFRAMETLQRFLPMRPRQGDPTNKYNAEFLNQMNAMDLFTDNDTLFERLVENARFRDMGRPLGLEMKTENSIVAKWPMRLGGNPTQHEFEMAFWSGHTGCESFHLQGRISLLRVCHSNALPHLSFFSQSRVSRLLPGLAIGLAVAIDTTARTKRVFRMFMMC; encoded by the exons ATGGATCCTTTTCAGTGCGCAAACTGGGgacagaaagaaaacg ATCTACTGCAACTGAAGGATAATGAGGGCGAGGACTATTCTCAGGatctctcccttcttctgGCAG CCTCTGGAGACTTGAGGAATCTAGTCAAGACCATtgcatctcttccagagtGGTACTGCGGACGCATCCATGTTGATATCAATGACCGTGATGAGACGGTTGTAGCGCGAAACCTCATATTCCTCCTGGTGGCATTCCATCTACCCCCAGATATTGCCAGCGAAGCAATCATACATCTATGGTACTCAGCCTTTTTGCCAGAGCCCCTTCTCCAGTCGATTCGGGACGCGGTTTGTCCGACCATAAGGGAATTCTTGGAAGTAAGCCCAGTGCAGATTTCAGGTGTTCTACAGAAAACATGGTCATGTGGGAGTAGTACCCTAGCCGCGACGCTCAGCAAAAAAGAGTGGAATAGGATTCTGTCCTACCTCCCAGATATACCTG ACCCTCTCCAAGGGTGGACACTCACCGAAGTCTTGCAACCTTCTTACGGTGCGAAACATGATCTATACGGTCAGCTATATGTACATGTCAAGC ATACATTAGCCACATTgagggacaaagaaacattcTATGACAGAATCGAG CTTGCCAACATCGCCGACCTCGGATACCTAGGACCACCAAAAACCCTTGCCTTATTCGGACCCCTTCTcaaaagcaagaaggaaaacccAAAAGCCACACTTATCATGCTATTCCTCAACGCTACGAGAGAGATGTCTACACCCAAAGATCAGGTCGCGTGTATGTTTCGTGCCATGGAAACACTACAGCGTTTTCTGCCAATGAGACCCAGACAGGGAGATCCTACAAATAAATATAATGCCGAATTTCTGAACCAGATGAATGCTATGGATTTATTTACGGATAATGATACTCTCTTTGAGAGGCTCGTTGAAAACGCGCGGTTTAGAGATATGGGCCGTCCCCTTGGTCTGGAGATGAAGACTGAGAATAGCATTGTTGCGAAATGGCCCATGCGGTTGGGAGGGAATCCGACACAGCATGAGTTTGAAATGGCATTTTGGTCTGGGCATACTGGTTGCGAAAG CTTTCACTTGCAAGGTAGAATAAGCCTCCTGCGTGTCTGTCACTCGAACGCTCTGCCgcatctttccttcttctctcaa TCGCGCGTTTCGAGATTGTTGCCTGGGTTAGCCATTGGATTGGCGGTAGCTATTGACACAACAGCTAGAACAAAGAGGGTGTTTAGGATGTTCATGATGTGTTAA